Proteins from one Prosthecobacter sp. genomic window:
- a CDS encoding vitamin B12 dependent-methionine synthase activation domain-containing protein, protein MEAEKARKARERELLIEIAEKTATALQTGSDVIVSDDFHYTPYVGLSLEERRIEVKFAAELAADLEAASTEYKRRFDNVLDRNNVQELSPDYAATRESRQQWSVATLEPAGAFVDWLFAKVLSKAEPKDTILFNAGGQGSGKTTATADIKVTGNAILVMDGTLQNHARSVEHFRSAFAAGCSIELRFVYCNWPDAVCNMAKRAAKGAGRVVPLKRAAKGHFEAARTTLKLCGEFADKPELDVFVVENRIGELPRSLNLAWLAGHLHNSVEELLQTGQTTLQDEFKLHSDDPDYSARLLAQFQATPQPGSGGAVSSDRGGNPGSSQPGIGSGRTSDGEACGGSSSTSLTAADLIPAEAAKQGGGKIIMATVKGDVHDIGKNIVGVVLACNGFEVTDLGVMVPCDKILAAAIEKGADVIGLSGLITPSLDEMAHVASEMERRGMKIPLLIGGATTSPAHTAIKIAPHYSGPIVHVLDASRSVPVTTSLISDENRDAYIAENEARHIRLREEYGKKKERKLLSIAESREKAFKCDWSTQEIAKPSFIGTKVHEGADMVATLRPYIDWSPFFHSWELRGRWITAEGRFSSSHEDAEMKVKAEEEAVKLFKSANDLLDRVIAEKRFNPRGVFGFFPANSIGDDIEVYAEDGSVRCTFHTLRQQVIKKDTPNYALSDYIAPKNNGRADYIGGFVVGIHGADDFAHEFEKAHDPFSAIIVKALADRLAEAFAEYLHKQARVAWGYENPEDFTNEDLVKERYRGIRPAPGYPSQPDHTEKPILFDLLDASAKTGVELTESMAMHPGSAVSGLYFSHPDVHYFGISVLAKDQVEDYAKRKGMTLAEAEKWLGPWLGY, encoded by the coding sequence ATGGAGGCCGAAAAAGCCCGCAAAGCCCGCGAACGCGAGCTGCTCATCGAGATCGCCGAAAAAACCGCCACCGCGCTGCAAACCGGCAGTGATGTCATCGTCAGCGACGATTTCCATTACACGCCTTACGTCGGCCTCAGCCTCGAAGAACGCCGCATTGAAGTGAAGTTCGCCGCCGAGCTGGCCGCCGACCTCGAAGCCGCCTCCACCGAATACAAGCGCCGCTTTGACAACGTCCTCGACCGCAACAACGTCCAGGAACTCAGCCCCGACTACGCCGCCACCCGCGAAAGCCGCCAGCAATGGAGCGTCGCCACCCTGGAGCCAGCGGGGGCGTTTGTGGATTGGCTGTTTGCCAAAGTCCTGAGCAAGGCAGAGCCAAAAGACACCATCCTATTCAACGCAGGCGGTCAGGGAAGCGGCAAGACGACCGCCACGGCCGACATCAAGGTGACTGGCAATGCGATCCTTGTCATGGACGGCACGCTGCAAAACCATGCGCGCTCCGTGGAGCACTTCCGTTCTGCCTTCGCCGCTGGATGCTCGATTGAGCTGCGTTTCGTTTACTGCAACTGGCCAGATGCCGTTTGCAACATGGCAAAACGGGCCGCGAAAGGTGCGGGCCGCGTCGTTCCACTCAAACGAGCCGCCAAAGGCCACTTTGAAGCCGCCCGCACCACGCTAAAGCTCTGCGGTGAGTTCGCCGACAAACCTGAACTCGATGTCTTTGTCGTCGAAAACCGAATCGGCGAGCTGCCGCGCTCCTTAAATCTCGCCTGGCTCGCCGGGCATCTGCACAATTCCGTTGAGGAACTCCTCCAAACCGGCCAAACTACCCTACAAGATGAATTCAAACTCCACAGCGACGATCCAGACTACAGCGCCCGACTCCTGGCGCAATTTCAAGCCACGCCTCAGCCAGGAAGTGGCGGCGCGGTTTCGTCAGATCGAGGAGGGAACCCTGGAAGCTCTCAGCCGGGCATCGGGTCTGGACGGACGAGTGATGGAGAAGCCTGCGGCGGCTCCTCTTCAACGTCCCTGACCGCTGCCGATCTCATCCCGGCCGAGGCGGCGAAGCAGGGTGGTGGAAAGATCATCATGGCCACGGTCAAAGGTGACGTGCATGACATCGGCAAGAACATCGTCGGCGTCGTGCTGGCCTGCAATGGCTTCGAAGTCACCGACCTCGGCGTCATGGTGCCGTGCGACAAAATTCTCGCCGCTGCCATCGAGAAAGGCGCGGACGTCATCGGCCTCAGCGGACTGATCACGCCATCGCTCGATGAAATGGCTCACGTCGCGTCCGAAATGGAACGCCGCGGCATGAAGATTCCGCTTTTGATCGGCGGAGCCACCACCAGCCCCGCGCACACAGCCATCAAGATCGCGCCGCATTACTCCGGGCCAATCGTGCATGTGCTCGATGCCTCCCGCAGCGTGCCGGTGACGACTTCTTTGATCAGCGATGAAAACAGAGACGCCTACATCGCCGAAAACGAAGCGCGCCACATCCGTTTGCGTGAAGAATACGGCAAGAAGAAGGAGCGCAAGCTGCTCAGCATCGCCGAATCACGCGAGAAGGCCTTCAAGTGCGACTGGAGCACGCAGGAGATCGCAAAGCCGAGCTTCATCGGCACGAAGGTTCACGAAGGCGCCGACATGGTCGCCACACTGCGTCCGTACATCGACTGGTCGCCCTTCTTCCACTCGTGGGAGTTGCGCGGACGCTGGATCACGGCGGAAGGCCGTTTCTCTTCCTCGCATGAAGATGCCGAGATGAAAGTGAAGGCTGAAGAAGAAGCGGTGAAGCTGTTTAAAAGTGCCAACGATCTGCTCGACCGCGTCATCGCCGAGAAACGCTTCAACCCGCGCGGCGTGTTCGGCTTCTTCCCGGCGAACAGCATCGGCGACGACATCGAAGTCTATGCAGAGGATGGCAGCGTGCGCTGCACCTTCCACACGCTGCGTCAGCAGGTGATCAAGAAAGACACACCGAACTACGCCCTCAGCGATTACATCGCGCCGAAAAACAACGGCCGCGCCGATTACATTGGTGGATTCGTCGTTGGCATTCATGGTGCGGATGACTTCGCGCACGAGTTCGAGAAGGCGCATGATCCCTTCAGCGCCATCATCGTCAAAGCGCTCGCCGACCGCCTCGCCGAAGCCTTCGCCGAATACCTGCACAAGCAGGCACGCGTGGCCTGGGGTTATGAAAATCCCGAGGACTTCACGAATGAAGACCTCGTCAAAGAGCGCTACCGCGGCATCCGCCCGGCTCCAGGCTATCCTTCACAACCCGATCACACCGAGAAGCCAATTCTCTTTGACCTCCTTGATGCTTCGGCCAAAACCGGCGTCGAACTCACCGAAAGCATGGCCATGCACCCCGGCAGCGCCGTCAGCGGCCTCTACTTCAGCCATCCTGACGTGCATTACTTCGGCATCAGCGTTCTGGCCAAAGACCAGGTCGAAGATTACGCCAAGCGCAAAGGCATGACGCTCGCCGAAGCCGAGAAGTGGCTCGGACCTTGGCTGGGGTATTGA
- a CDS encoding PBP1A family penicillin-binding protein yields the protein MKKTPPEDRKPPKRTLSRWQSLKRLTLIVVMGGSLLCTLTAAVVIGIYSHLAKDYDLTKLGQMPERTIVMDYKGEILGRMHGENRIIVPLSEVSPWFVKALLAREDSRFYSHSGIDYKGVARATVRNVKEMRVVQGASTLTMQLARNSYPDLDDRSLHRKLVEMMLARRIEKACSKEQIIEHYVNRIFYGPGIYGVQRASQVYFGKHASQLNLSEAAMIAGIIRSPVRFSPFRNYEGALKERDTVLQRMVETKVITPEEELAARYADIALHAQPVFLSQGGYALDTVRRDLDLILEQQEIEDGGLQVFTTLNKELQDAAEASVEKRLTAVEKQRGFQHPKKADFDKTWDGTLEITSTPYLQGALMMLDNETGGILAVVGGRDYRHSKYNRATQGERQIGSTVKPFVYAAGVSAGFMPGTLINDAPIQPGEIDGADPNWSPQNSDNKFLGMATVTDGLVRSRNTMTVRLGNYAGLDRVIGLLTNAGFNQPAERTPQIFIGNLGGNPRQLTSAISIFPNQGLRRRPFLIDRIIDKAGNIIYQTPVLEAEVITPSVAHLMRHILAQVLDRGTAAALRSTYGFKEPGGGKTGTTNDYKDAWFAGYTDRLSCGVWVGLDKPQTIVEEGYGGTLALPIWADVMKKAIALGYKTEIPKVTLPLSRVTLCRVSSQLATDGCGHARTAYEEALPYDLVPQNFCAEHQGYAAPPPQRMQQPSRSGLFDRIRRWFR from the coding sequence ATGAAAAAAACGCCCCCTGAAGACCGCAAGCCGCCAAAACGCACTTTGTCGCGCTGGCAGTCGCTCAAGCGGCTCACGTTGATCGTGGTCATGGGCGGCTCGCTGCTTTGCACGCTGACGGCGGCGGTGGTCATCGGCATCTACAGTCATCTGGCGAAGGATTACGACCTCACGAAGCTCGGCCAGATGCCGGAGCGCACCATCGTGATGGATTACAAGGGCGAGATCCTCGGCCGCATGCATGGCGAGAACCGCATCATCGTGCCGTTGAGCGAAGTATCTCCCTGGTTTGTGAAGGCGCTGCTCGCCCGCGAGGATTCACGCTTCTACAGCCACAGCGGCATCGACTACAAAGGCGTGGCGCGCGCAACGGTGCGCAATGTGAAGGAGATGCGCGTGGTGCAGGGAGCGAGCACGCTGACGATGCAGCTCGCACGCAACAGCTACCCCGACCTCGACGACCGCAGCCTGCACCGCAAGCTGGTGGAGATGATGCTGGCCCGGCGCATCGAGAAGGCCTGCTCGAAGGAGCAGATCATCGAGCACTATGTGAACCGCATCTTCTACGGCCCGGGCATTTACGGCGTGCAGCGCGCCAGCCAGGTGTACTTCGGCAAACATGCCAGCCAGCTCAACCTGAGCGAGGCGGCGATGATCGCGGGCATCATCCGCAGCCCCGTGCGTTTCTCCCCCTTCCGCAATTACGAAGGAGCGCTCAAAGAGCGCGACACGGTGCTCCAGCGCATGGTGGAGACGAAGGTCATCACACCGGAGGAGGAACTGGCCGCGCGCTATGCGGACATCGCGCTGCATGCGCAGCCCGTGTTTCTAAGCCAGGGCGGCTATGCGCTCGACACCGTGCGTCGCGACCTTGATTTGATCCTGGAGCAGCAGGAGATCGAGGACGGCGGCCTGCAGGTCTTCACCACGCTGAACAAGGAGCTGCAAGACGCCGCCGAGGCCTCGGTGGAGAAGCGCCTCACCGCCGTCGAAAAGCAGCGCGGCTTCCAGCACCCGAAGAAAGCGGATTTTGACAAGACCTGGGACGGAACGCTGGAGATCACCAGCACGCCTTACCTCCAGGGAGCGCTCATGATGCTCGACAACGAGACCGGCGGCATCCTGGCCGTCGTCGGCGGGCGTGACTACCGCCACAGCAAGTACAACCGCGCCACGCAGGGCGAGCGGCAGATCGGATCGACGGTGAAGCCGTTTGTGTATGCCGCGGGTGTCTCCGCCGGCTTCATGCCCGGCACCTTGATCAACGACGCGCCCATCCAGCCCGGTGAGATCGACGGTGCCGACCCGAACTGGAGTCCGCAGAACTCGGACAACAAATTTCTCGGCATGGCCACCGTCACCGACGGCCTCGTGCGCAGCCGCAACACCATGACCGTGCGCCTTGGCAACTACGCTGGTCTCGACCGCGTGATCGGCCTGCTCACCAACGCCGGATTCAACCAGCCCGCCGAACGCACGCCGCAGATCTTCATCGGCAACCTTGGCGGCAATCCACGCCAGCTCACCAGCGCGATCAGCATCTTCCCGAATCAAGGCCTGCGCCGCCGCCCCTTCCTCATCGACCGCATCATCGACAAGGCGGGCAACATCATCTACCAGACGCCCGTGCTCGAGGCCGAGGTCATCACGCCCAGCGTCGCCCATTTGATGCGGCACATCCTCGCGCAGGTGCTGGATCGCGGCACGGCGGCGGCCCTGCGCAGCACCTACGGCTTCAAGGAGCCCGGCGGCGGCAAGACCGGCACCACGAATGATTACAAGGATGCGTGGTTCGCCGGCTACACCGACCGCCTGAGCTGTGGCGTGTGGGTGGGGCTCGACAAACCGCAGACGATCGTGGAGGAAGGCTACGGTGGAACACTGGCGCTGCCGATCTGGGCCGATGTGATGAAGAAAGCCATCGCGCTCGGCTACAAGACCGAAATCCCCAAGGTCACGCTGCCGCTTTCACGCGTCACGCTGTGCCGCGTGAGCAGCCAGCTCGCCACCGACGGCTGCGGCCATGCCCGCACCGCGTATGAGGAAGCGCTGCCCTACGATCTGGTGCCGCAAAACTTCTGCGCGGAGCACCAGGGCTACGCCGCGCCTCCGCCACAGCGCATGCAGCAACCCTCGCGCAGCGGCCTGTTTGACCGCATCCGCCGGTGGTTTCGGTGA
- a CDS encoding Ig-like domain-containing protein yields the protein MKRWLVLHLLGCVMLHAAEVRVNEAGQVEAPGSDVRVFRGEAKAPLFGSVSKEQAIVRFAPALPFVPGESYRVEFQKTDGTWSTQRLRFELPKAVAPTAIMLHSDTPFPANALKFYLHFSQPMEQGVFLDRITLHRLDGSVVQGAFRETELWSPDGKRLTLWLHPGRQKTGVNLNKDEGPVLVEGETYTLKLAATWRSAAGIALGKEITFPITAGAVDHACPEPQRWKVTAPKRGTRDPLHLLFDESLDPAMLYSALHVRSGDQEVKGAIHVATDARSWSLIPAEEWPPGRYEIVIDPLLEDLAGNNLLGPFEVDRDQPVTPAQATTLRFEVR from the coding sequence GTGAAACGGTGGCTGGTATTGCATCTCCTCGGCTGCGTGATGCTTCACGCCGCCGAGGTGCGCGTAAACGAAGCCGGACAGGTCGAGGCACCGGGCAGCGATGTGCGGGTGTTTCGCGGTGAGGCGAAGGCGCCCTTGTTTGGCAGCGTCTCGAAGGAACAGGCCATCGTGCGCTTTGCGCCCGCGCTGCCCTTCGTGCCGGGAGAAAGCTATCGCGTCGAGTTTCAAAAGACAGACGGCACCTGGAGCACGCAGCGCTTGCGCTTTGAACTGCCGAAGGCCGTGGCGCCCACCGCCATCATGCTGCACTCCGACACACCGTTTCCGGCGAACGCGTTGAAGTTCTACCTGCACTTCAGCCAGCCGATGGAGCAGGGCGTGTTTCTCGACCGCATCACCCTGCATCGCCTGGATGGCAGCGTGGTTCAGGGTGCGTTTCGTGAAACGGAGCTGTGGTCGCCCGATGGCAAACGCCTCACGCTCTGGCTGCATCCCGGGCGGCAGAAGACCGGCGTTAATTTGAACAAGGATGAAGGCCCGGTGCTCGTGGAAGGGGAGACGTACACGCTGAAGCTCGCCGCCACGTGGCGCTCCGCCGCCGGGATCGCCTTGGGCAAGGAGATCACGTTCCCGATCACCGCCGGAGCCGTCGATCATGCCTGTCCTGAGCCGCAGCGTTGGAAGGTTACCGCTCCGAAACGCGGCACGCGCGATCCACTGCACCTCCTTTTCGATGAATCGCTCGATCCCGCCATGCTGTACTCCGCGCTGCACGTCCGCAGCGGCGATCAAGAGGTGAAGGGAGCGATCCATGTCGCGACAGACGCCCGGTCATGGTCGTTGATCCCTGCGGAGGAGTGGCCGCCCGGTCGCTACGAAATCGTCATCGACCCGCTGCTCGAAGACCTCGCCGGGAACAACCTCCTCGGACCCTTTGAGGTGGATCGCGACCAGCCGGTGACACCGGCCCAGGCCACGACGCTGCGCTTTGAGGTCCGGTAG
- a CDS encoding DUF3500 domain-containing protein: MNTHPNPAPQFCPECSEHVTPSAALGRRDFMRVMTGGAMGMMGGTALLSPTTVRAANETARAAKPAEGLARELFSTLTPEQKSAVVLPWAHGADSGVATRLKTHNAAPLGKKIGEQFTKPQQDLIQQTFKAILSGDEAYDRISRRGKWDNSGAFENNGIAIFGDPSGKDPFSWVFAGHHLTLRCDGNSQPNTAFGGPMYYGHSANGHSDVNVYNDQTKEVMSVFDMLNEPQRKQAVIVGSPGDGVGALKPKLVDKPATGVGYGDLDESQRTLVAGVMRKLLSPFRQEDGDEVMQLIKTNGGMEKLRLAFYKDNAEKGNDRWDAWRIEGPGFVWNYRVLPHVHCFVNVVAQA; this comes from the coding sequence ATGAACACACATCCCAACCCAGCGCCGCAGTTTTGCCCCGAATGCTCCGAACACGTCACGCCATCGGCCGCTCTAGGCCGGCGCGACTTCATGCGCGTGATGACGGGCGGAGCGATGGGAATGATGGGCGGCACGGCGCTGCTCTCTCCCACGACGGTGCGTGCGGCGAATGAAACGGCACGCGCGGCCAAGCCTGCGGAAGGACTGGCGCGGGAGCTCTTCAGCACGCTGACGCCGGAGCAAAAATCAGCGGTGGTGCTGCCTTGGGCGCATGGCGCTGATTCGGGCGTGGCGACACGCCTCAAGACGCACAACGCCGCGCCGCTCGGCAAGAAAATCGGCGAGCAGTTCACCAAGCCGCAGCAGGATCTCATCCAGCAGACCTTCAAGGCGATCCTGTCCGGCGATGAAGCCTATGACCGCATCAGCCGCCGTGGGAAGTGGGACAACAGCGGGGCCTTTGAAAACAACGGCATCGCCATCTTCGGCGATCCATCGGGCAAGGATCCCTTCTCCTGGGTCTTCGCCGGGCATCACCTGACCTTGCGCTGCGACGGCAACTCGCAGCCGAACACGGCCTTCGGCGGCCCGATGTATTACGGCCATTCCGCCAACGGCCACAGCGACGTGAACGTGTACAACGATCAGACGAAGGAAGTCATGAGCGTGTTTGACATGCTCAATGAACCCCAGCGCAAGCAGGCCGTCATCGTCGGCTCACCGGGTGACGGTGTCGGCGCGCTCAAGCCCAAGCTGGTGGACAAGCCGGCGACTGGCGTCGGTTACGGCGATCTGGACGAATCCCAGCGCACGCTGGTGGCTGGTGTCATGCGCAAGCTGCTGAGCCCCTTCCGCCAGGAGGATGGCGACGAGGTGATGCAGCTCATCAAGACCAATGGCGGCATGGAGAAGCTGCGCCTCGCTTTCTACAAGGACAACGCGGAGAAGGGCAATGACCGCTGGGACGCCTGGCGCATCGAGGGCCCCGGCTTCGTCTGGAACTACCGGGTGCTGCCGCACGTGCATTGCTTCGTGAACGTGGTCGCTCAGGCCTAG
- a CDS encoding c-type cytochrome domain-containing protein gives MLIRPHVLLCGLLLGSLAEVDAWADDKQAAAPDFQRDVLPIFEAKCLSCHGAKRRGGKLDMRTLESMLTGGDTGPAIKPGNAQKSLLIELIHFKEMPPKKEKSVVTSAEFELLRRWINAMPPAAASKARG, from the coding sequence ATGCTGATCCGTCCTCATGTCCTCCTCTGCGGGCTGCTGCTTGGCAGCCTCGCCGAGGTCGATGCATGGGCGGACGACAAGCAGGCTGCGGCACCGGATTTCCAGCGGGACGTGCTGCCGATCTTCGAGGCGAAATGCCTCAGTTGCCACGGTGCAAAGCGCCGTGGTGGCAAGCTCGACATGCGGACGCTGGAATCCATGCTCACCGGCGGAGACACAGGCCCGGCGATCAAGCCGGGCAATGCGCAAAAAAGCCTGCTCATCGAGCTCATTCATTTCAAAGAGATGCCGCCGAAGAAAGAGAAGTCCGTCGTCACCAGCGCGGAGTTCGAGCTGCTGCGACGCTGGATCAACGCCATGCCGCCTGCCGCCGCCAGCAAGGCCCGTGGGTAG
- a CDS encoding fatty acid desaturase, whose amino-acid sequence MSALPMTAPFGLPPPPPLPKAPAPGAAPAARFPTVREWKAIVAEYQQPSTWRATWQLVNTLVPYAALWLLMHHFLSVSWWIVVPLAMLAGAMLARVFIIFHDCGHGSFFKSRRANDITGFITGLLTFTPYHHWRWEHSLHHATTGDLDNRGVGDLWTMTVQEYLEASRWQRFAYKLARNPIVLFVIAPFYVFIIHQRFPKRAADLRERRSVWFMNLALLGMALLLIWWFGLVPYLIIQSIIIGVVGAAGLWMFYVQHQFEDAYWEHHEDWDYTAAALQGSSFYKLPRILQWFTGNIGYHHIHHLSTRIPNYNLERCHHSHPVFQQVKPLTIRTSLKSLAFRLWDEKLRKLVGYRRMREVRREQAAAKAQAKDLAVQNFENEGGHVIQPNAK is encoded by the coding sequence ATGTCCGCCCTCCCCATGACCGCCCCCTTCGGCCTCCCGCCACCGCCGCCTTTGCCCAAGGCCCCGGCGCCGGGGGCTGCGCCCGCCGCGCGCTTTCCCACGGTGCGCGAGTGGAAGGCCATCGTGGCCGAGTACCAGCAGCCTTCCACCTGGCGTGCCACGTGGCAGTTGGTGAACACGCTGGTGCCCTATGCCGCGCTGTGGCTCCTGATGCACCACTTCCTGAGTGTGTCGTGGTGGATCGTGGTGCCGCTGGCGATGCTGGCCGGGGCGATGCTGGCCCGTGTGTTCATCATCTTCCATGACTGCGGCCACGGATCGTTTTTCAAATCGCGCCGTGCCAATGACATCACCGGCTTCATCACCGGCCTGCTGACCTTCACGCCCTACCATCACTGGCGCTGGGAGCACTCGCTGCACCATGCCACCACCGGCGACCTCGACAACCGTGGCGTGGGCGACCTGTGGACGATGACAGTACAGGAGTATCTCGAAGCCTCGCGCTGGCAGCGCTTTGCCTACAAGCTGGCGCGCAATCCCATCGTGCTCTTCGTCATCGCGCCGTTCTACGTCTTCATCATTCATCAGCGCTTTCCCAAACGGGCCGCTGACCTGCGCGAGCGGCGCTCGGTCTGGTTCATGAACCTGGCGCTGCTGGGCATGGCGCTGCTGCTGATCTGGTGGTTCGGCCTTGTGCCGTATCTGATCATCCAGTCCATCATCATCGGCGTGGTGGGCGCGGCGGGGCTGTGGATGTTCTATGTGCAGCATCAGTTTGAGGACGCCTACTGGGAGCATCACGAAGACTGGGACTACACCGCCGCCGCGCTGCAAGGCTCGTCCTTCTACAAGCTGCCGCGCATCCTCCAGTGGTTCACCGGCAACATCGGCTACCACCACATCCACCACCTCAGCACGCGCATTCCGAACTACAACCTGGAGCGCTGCCACCACTCACACCCCGTCTTCCAGCAGGTGAAGCCGCTGACCATCCGCACCAGCCTCAAGTCCCTGGCCTTCCGCCTGTGGGATGAAAAGCTGCGCAAGCTCGTGGGCTACCGCCGCATGCGCGAGGTGCGCCGCGAGCAGGCGGCGGCGAAAGCCCAGGCCAAGGATCTGGCCGTGCAGAACTTCGAGAACGAGGGCGGCCACGTCATCCAACCGAACGCGAAGTGA
- a CDS encoding MFS transporter, whose amino-acid sequence MPSSTRVRYRVVGFMLALGAVTYLDRACIATLSPDIRRDLGLSKDQMSWIYSAFAIAYAAFEIPTAWWADRMGTRRVLTRIVAWWSVFTMATAAAWNFSSMLVIRFLFGAGEAGAWPNMARTFSRWIPRSERGTIQGIFFAAAHVTGGLTPLIALAVAGLCGWRWTFVLFGVPGILWAIAWHRWFRDDPEQHPAVNPAELAKIVAGRDQSTGLHEGWAYWKQLLRHRNTLPLCLMYFPNSFGFYFCITWLPDYLREQHGFDAMRLGFFSGLPLLLSIVADLLGGLATDAVTRRFGLRLGRAGVGAASYLVAGCAMLLATTTTHPELAAWCIATAVAASMFTLGASWGTVIDIGGSHTGVVGAAMNTSGQIGSVICPLIVIWLQQHYDWNAPLYLIGALFLVGAVAWGFINPHRKIFE is encoded by the coding sequence ATGCCCTCCTCCACCCGCGTCCGCTACCGTGTTGTCGGCTTCATGCTGGCTCTCGGGGCCGTCACCTATCTCGACCGCGCGTGCATCGCCACGTTGTCGCCGGACATCCGGCGGGATCTCGGGCTGAGCAAGGATCAGATGAGCTGGATCTACAGCGCCTTCGCCATCGCTTACGCAGCGTTTGAGATTCCGACGGCCTGGTGGGCTGACCGCATGGGTACGCGCCGAGTGCTCACGCGCATTGTGGCGTGGTGGTCCGTGTTTACGATGGCCACCGCCGCCGCCTGGAATTTCTCATCGATGCTGGTCATCCGCTTTCTGTTTGGTGCCGGTGAGGCCGGCGCTTGGCCGAACATGGCGCGGACTTTCTCCCGCTGGATCCCGCGATCCGAACGCGGCACGATCCAGGGCATCTTCTTTGCCGCCGCACATGTCACGGGAGGATTGACGCCGCTGATCGCGCTGGCGGTGGCGGGCCTGTGCGGATGGCGCTGGACGTTTGTGCTCTTTGGTGTGCCCGGCATCTTGTGGGCCATCGCCTGGCACCGTTGGTTCCGGGATGATCCCGAGCAACATCCTGCGGTGAATCCGGCGGAACTGGCAAAGATCGTCGCAGGCCGCGATCAAAGCACCGGGCTACACGAAGGCTGGGCTTATTGGAAGCAATTGCTGAGGCACCGCAATACCCTGCCGCTCTGCCTGATGTATTTTCCCAACAGCTTTGGCTTCTACTTCTGCATCACCTGGCTGCCGGATTATCTCCGGGAGCAGCACGGCTTTGATGCGATGCGGCTGGGCTTTTTCTCCGGCCTGCCGCTCCTGCTCAGCATCGTGGCGGACCTGCTCGGCGGACTGGCCACGGATGCCGTCACGCGGCGCTTTGGATTGCGCCTCGGGCGTGCGGGCGTCGGTGCCGCCTCCTACCTCGTCGCTGGCTGCGCCATGCTTTTAGCGACGACCACCACGCATCCAGAACTCGCGGCGTGGTGCATCGCCACCGCGGTGGCGGCCAGCATGTTCACCCTCGGCGCCTCCTGGGGAACGGTCATCGACATCGGTGGCAGTCATACGGGCGTGGTGGGCGCAGCGATGAACACCAGCGGCCAGATCGGCAGCGTGATTTGTCCGCTGATCGTGATCTGGTTGCAACAACACTACGACTGGAATGCTCCCCTGTATCTCATCGGCGCCCTCTTCCTGGTGGGAGCCGTCGCCTGGGGCTTCATCAATCCGCACCGGAAGATCTTCGAATAG
- a CDS encoding DUF4238 domain-containing protein gives MGKDHYVPKTYLRGFTPEYRRGRNGGELAVYRPGCKDGKKLSIKGYVACEPDFYGCHPLDKNWSTTIEDKWPGVRKGIKDGNIDTALLDNLFSFVSAQLLRTPSSMDRLARILNYENASVKEIEIEGRKSKALFMGYANTQDVLKHVEALWPEVRRDLEYSYQWTVLRATGTNAFLTSDNPCSMDSYGSILMPVALDLTLFGFRTASSAAPMGHITVARETVDDVNERIVGACDSFIYSHELSDDVGSFVVQHYRAKDIMESGRAFKNGATSLSEEEMIHMVKRFEDLRKNP, from the coding sequence ATGGGAAAAGACCATTATGTGCCCAAGACGTATTTGCGCGGATTTACGCCGGAGTATCGTCGCGGTCGGAACGGAGGGGAGCTCGCTGTCTACCGGCCCGGTTGCAAGGATGGCAAGAAACTGAGCATCAAAGGCTATGTGGCATGTGAGCCTGACTTTTACGGCTGTCATCCTTTGGACAAAAATTGGTCGACCACGATTGAAGACAAGTGGCCTGGTGTTCGAAAGGGAATTAAGGATGGAAACATTGACACAGCGCTGCTGGACAACTTGTTTTCATTCGTCAGCGCCCAACTCCTGCGAACTCCTTCGTCAATGGATCGTTTGGCCCGCATCCTCAACTACGAGAACGCCTCAGTTAAGGAAATCGAAATAGAAGGACGCAAGTCGAAAGCTTTGTTTATGGGTTACGCCAATACTCAGGACGTGCTAAAACACGTTGAGGCACTTTGGCCGGAAGTTCGACGTGATTTGGAATACTCATACCAATGGACTGTGCTACGGGCCACAGGCACGAACGCATTTTTGACGAGTGACAATCCGTGCTCCATGGATTCGTACGGAAGCATCCTCATGCCTGTCGCCCTTGACTTGACCCTCTTCGGATTTCGGACTGCGTCGTCCGCTGCACCCATGGGGCACATAACGGTCGCCCGTGAGACTGTTGATGATGTAAATGAACGCATCGTTGGTGCATGTGATTCGTTCATTTACTCTCATGAATTGTCGGATGACGTAGGCTCCTTTGTGGTTCAACACTACAGGGCCAAGGATATCATGGAGTCGGGTCGCGCTTTCAAGAACGGCGCAACTTCTTTGAGTGAGGAAGAAATGATTCACATGGTAAAGCGCTTTGAAGATCTTCGGAAGAATCCCTGA